The Qingrenia yutianensis genome includes a window with the following:
- a CDS encoding radical SAM protein — MRYYNIPVFVPHIGCTHNCVFCNQKKITGKKSVLDYAEVDGFIRENLETIKKYSKGGKYVEIAFFGGSFTAIDLDIQNALCNIAYKYLKSGEVNGIRCSTRPDAIDENCLNRLKNYGFTAIELGVQSTDSDVLKKSGRGHSADAVFKSACLIKEHGFSLGLQMMLGLLGDTKEKMLKTCDDIISLKPDCVRVYPTLVIEDTALFDMMKKGSYTPLSLEFTVEILSEILEKFYANKINVIRVGLQTTGEVNENTVTGPYHPAIREMAETLMYKKKIEKYVLQNGAKGEITVFANSKDIAAVSGYKKENRQYFWKKYRLNIKTKTDSDVLKKSGRGHSADAVFKSACLIKEHGFSLGLQMMLGLLGDTKEKMLKTCDDIISLKPDCVRVYPTLVIEDTALFDMMKKGSYTPLSLEFTVEILSEILEKFYANKINVIRVGLQTTGEVNENTVTGPYHPAIREMAETLMYKKKIEKYVLQNGAKGEITVFANSKDIAAVSGYKKENRQYFWKKYRLNIKTKTDNALKKGDIKIL; from the coding sequence ATGAGATACTATAATATCCCCGTTTTTGTACCGCATATCGGGTGCACGCACAACTGTGTTTTCTGCAATCAAAAAAAAATCACCGGCAAAAAAAGCGTGCTCGATTATGCCGAGGTTGACGGCTTTATAAGAGAAAATCTTGAAACAATTAAAAAATATTCAAAGGGCGGAAAATACGTTGAAATTGCGTTTTTCGGCGGAAGCTTCACCGCGATAGATTTGGATATTCAAAACGCACTTTGCAATATTGCGTATAAATATTTGAAATCGGGCGAGGTGAACGGTATAAGATGTTCAACCCGTCCCGACGCGATAGACGAAAATTGCCTTAACCGCCTTAAAAATTACGGTTTTACGGCAATCGAGCTGGGCGTCCAGTCAACCGACAGCGACGTGCTGAAAAAAAGCGGACGCGGACACAGTGCGGACGCGGTGTTTAAGTCGGCGTGCCTTATAAAAGAACACGGGTTTTCGCTGGGACTTCAAATGATGCTTGGACTTTTGGGCGACACAAAAGAAAAAATGCTCAAAACCTGTGATGACATAATAAGCCTAAAACCCGATTGCGTAAGGGTTTATCCCACGCTTGTGATAGAAGATACGGCGCTTTTCGATATGATGAAAAAGGGAAGCTACACGCCTCTTTCGCTTGAATTTACGGTTGAAATTCTGTCGGAAATTCTTGAAAAGTTTTATGCAAACAAAATTAACGTTATCCGCGTGGGACTTCAGACCACCGGCGAGGTGAACGAAAACACCGTGACAGGACCGTATCACCCTGCAATAAGGGAAATGGCGGAAACGCTGATGTATAAGAAAAAAATAGAAAAATATGTTTTGCAAAACGGCGCAAAAGGCGAAATAACCGTTTTTGCAAACAGTAAGGACATCGCCGCAGTGTCGGGATATAAAAAGGAAAACAGGCAGTATTTTTGGAAAAAATACCGTCTTAACATAAAAACAAAAACCGACAGCGACGTGCTGAAAAAAAGCGGACGCGGACACAGTGCGGACGCGGTGTTTAAGTCGGCGTGCCTTATAAAAGAACACGGGTTTTCGCTGGGACTTCAAATGATGCTTGGACTTTTGGGCGACACAAAAGAAAAAATGCTCAAAACCTGTGATGACATAATAAGCCTAAAACCCGATTGCGTAAGGGTTTATCCCACGCTTGTGATAGAAGATACGGCGCTTTTCGATATGATGAAAAAGGGAAGCTACACGCCTCTTTCGCTTGAATTTACGGTTGAAATTCTGTCGGAAATTCTTGAAAAGTTTTATGCAAACAAAATTAACGTTATCCGCGTGGGACTTCAGACCACCGGCGAGGTGAACGAAAACACCGTGACAGGACCGTATCACCCTGCAATAAGGGAAATGGCGGAAACGCTGATGTATAAGAAAAAAATAGAAAAATATGTTTTGCAAAACGGCGCAAAAGGCGAAATAACCGTTTTTGCAAACAGTAAGGACATCGCCGCAGTGTCGGGATATAAAAAGGAAAACAGGCAGTATTTTTGGAAAAAATACCGTCTTAACATAAAAACAAAAACCGACAACGCGCTGAAAAAAGGCGATATAAAAATTTTATAA
- the rnc gene encoding ribonuclease III translates to MNKLDKLQEKIGYKFKNVSLLKTALTHSSYINEVKGAKCYERMEFLGDSVLSVVVSEYIFNHLKTSSEGDLSKIRASVVCEEGLDKIAAEIGIGECLYLSRGEELNGGRERKSIIADAVEAVFAGIFLDGGMDEAKRVILNFTVKYINEYSGKNPKILEYKTRLQEYAQEYAKSVEYTLVSQSGPDHDKRYVYAVSVDGKKCGEGKGKSKKTAEQAAAKEACMRLGIK, encoded by the coding sequence ATGAATAAATTAGATAAACTTCAGGAAAAAATAGGGTATAAATTTAAAAATGTCAGCCTTTTGAAAACTGCGCTTACGCACAGCTCATACATAAACGAGGTGAAAGGCGCAAAGTGCTACGAGCGTATGGAATTTTTGGGCGACAGCGTGCTGTCGGTTGTGGTGTCGGAATACATTTTCAATCACTTAAAAACCAGCAGTGAGGGCGATTTGTCTAAAATCCGCGCAAGTGTTGTGTGCGAGGAAGGGCTGGACAAAATCGCCGCGGAAATCGGCATAGGCGAGTGCCTGTATCTCAGCCGGGGCGAGGAATTAAACGGCGGAAGAGAGCGCAAATCCATAATCGCAGACGCGGTTGAGGCGGTTTTTGCAGGCATTTTTCTCGACGGCGGAATGGACGAGGCAAAAAGGGTTATTTTGAATTTTACCGTTAAATATATAAACGAATATTCGGGCAAAAATCCGAAAATTCTGGAATACAAAACGCGTTTGCAGGAATACGCTCAGGAATATGCAAAGAGTGTGGAATATACGCTTGTTTCGCAGAGCGGTCCCGACCACGACAAACGCTATGTTTACGCGGTTTCGGTGGACGGAAAAAAATGCGGTGAGGGCAAGGGCAAAAGCAAAAAAACCGCAGAGCAGGCGGCGGCAAAAGAAGCGTGTATGAGGCTGGGCATAAAATGA
- a CDS encoding acyl carrier protein: MFEKIKNIIVEQLGIDESKVTPEASFIDDLGADSLDMVELIMAIEEEFEIEVPEEEAENIVTVSDAMNYINSKVN, from the coding sequence GTGTTTGAAAAAATTAAGAATATTATTGTCGAGCAGCTCGGAATTGACGAAAGCAAAGTTACTCCCGAAGCGTCGTTTATAGATGACCTCGGTGCGGATTCGCTTGATATGGTCGAGCTTATTATGGCTATTGAAGAAGAATTTGAAATTGAGGTTCCCGAAGAAGAGGCGGAAAATATTGTTACCGTTTCGGACGCAATGAACTATATCAACTCAAAAGTAAACTGA
- the lonB gene encoding ATP-dependent protease LonB, with amino-acid sequence MINTVIMTLQFFFSAVVGIYFFSLLYSQRSSQNAVTGESKKELEKLNALEKIKLAEPLSEKTRPKNLSEIVGQEEAVKALIAALCGPNPQHVLIYGPPGVGKTAAARLILERAKHTACSPFLPSAKFIETDATTLQFDERSIADPLIGSVHDPIYQGSGAYGNAGVPQPKPGAVSNAHGGVLFIDEIGELHPIQLNRLLKVLEDRRVKFESAYYASGDKNIPLHIHKIFRDGMPADFRLVGATTRNPEEIPPALRSRCVEIYFNALDKNSVEKIAENAAKNAGVSLEDGVCELISQFADNGRDAVSIIQTSISAAATEGRKNVTVKDTEWVLQVGKYQPKVIAKCASEPKVGVVNGLSVANLSTGYFMKIEASAKKSANGGSVSVSGIIESEQLEMRGRRLIKKSTAKESVENAVTVLKNVFGINTADFDIHINFPGGIPVDGPSAGIALVCAVYSAVKNIKMPSDIALTGEVSILGSVYAVGGVASKIEAAQNANIKRVIIPRDNYRRTFEDLPIEIICADNIKDVIKICFNTAENEGVYVPGEKLMIASASEVNSGK; translated from the coding sequence TTGATAAATACAGTGATTATGACATTGCAGTTTTTCTTTTCCGCAGTGGTGGGAATATACTTTTTTTCATTGCTTTATTCGCAGAGAAGCAGTCAGAATGCCGTTACGGGAGAGTCGAAAAAAGAGCTTGAAAAGCTTAATGCTCTTGAAAAAATAAAGCTTGCCGAACCGCTTTCCGAGAAAACGCGTCCGAAAAATTTGAGCGAAATTGTAGGGCAGGAGGAGGCGGTAAAAGCGCTTATAGCCGCGCTTTGCGGACCTAATCCTCAGCACGTCCTTATTTACGGACCCCCGGGCGTGGGCAAAACCGCGGCGGCACGGCTTATTCTGGAGCGTGCAAAGCACACTGCGTGTTCGCCGTTTTTGCCGAGTGCGAAGTTTATCGAAACCGACGCAACCACTTTGCAGTTTGACGAGCGGAGCATTGCCGACCCGTTAATCGGCTCGGTGCACGACCCTATTTATCAGGGTTCGGGCGCATACGGCAACGCGGGAGTTCCCCAGCCCAAACCGGGCGCGGTGTCAAATGCGCACGGCGGTGTGCTTTTTATCGACGAAATCGGTGAATTGCACCCCATTCAGCTCAACCGTCTTTTGAAAGTATTGGAGGACAGACGCGTGAAATTTGAGAGCGCGTATTATGCGAGCGGTGACAAAAATATTCCATTGCATATACACAAAATTTTCCGCGACGGTATGCCTGCCGACTTCCGTCTTGTGGGCGCAACGACGCGAAATCCCGAAGAAATTCCGCCTGCTCTGCGCTCGCGCTGTGTGGAGATTTATTTTAACGCGCTGGACAAAAACAGCGTTGAAAAAATTGCCGAAAATGCCGCAAAAAATGCGGGCGTGTCGCTTGAGGACGGCGTGTGCGAACTTATTTCGCAGTTTGCCGACAACGGGCGCGACGCGGTGAGCATTATTCAAACGTCAATCAGCGCCGCGGCGACCGAGGGCAGAAAAAACGTGACGGTGAAAGACACCGAGTGGGTTTTACAGGTGGGAAAATATCAGCCAAAGGTCATTGCAAAGTGCGCGTCCGAACCGAAAGTCGGCGTTGTAAACGGTCTTTCGGTGGCAAATTTGTCGACGGGATATTTTATGAAAATCGAGGCATCGGCGAAGAAAAGCGCAAACGGCGGAAGCGTTTCGGTGAGCGGAATTATCGAGAGCGAACAGCTTGAAATGCGCGGAAGACGGCTCATTAAAAAGAGCACCGCGAAAGAGTCGGTGGAAAACGCAGTGACGGTTTTAAAGAACGTTTTCGGAATAAACACCGCCGATTTTGACATTCATATAAACTTCCCCGGCGGTATTCCCGTTGACGGTCCGTCGGCAGGAATTGCGCTTGTCTGCGCGGTTTATTCGGCGGTGAAAAACATCAAAATGCCGTCTGATATTGCACTTACCGGCGAGGTTTCCATTCTCGGCTCGGTTTATGCTGTGGGCGGTGTGGCGTCCAAAATCGAGGCGGCGCAAAATGCGAATATCAAACGCGTGATAATTCCGCGCGACAACTACCGCCGAACGTTTGAGGATTTGCCGATTGAGATAATCTGCGCCGACAACATTAAAGACGTTATAAAAATTTGCTTTAACACCGCTGAAAACGAGGGTGTATACGTTCCGGGCGAAAAGCTTATGATTGCAAGCGCGAGCGAGGTAAACAGCGGAAAATAA
- a CDS encoding DUF1385 domain-containing protein, which translates to MAKTNNEKVHKTSIGGQAVMEGVMMRGPKEIATAVRKSNGEIIIDKKEVSSVFTKYKFLKIPILRGVISFFESMITGVKCLMFSAEQADLEDGEDYKPSKFEQWLDDKFGDKVKDIVIYFSVFVSLIFSVGLFILLPTVLVGWLKKFIVSAPVLSLCEGGVRIVIFLAYLFLVSRMKDIQRVFEYHGAEHKTIAAYEHGEELTPENARKYSRLHPRCGTSFLLIVMIISIIFFSFLKWETVWQRMLYRLLLLPVVAGVSYEIIKFAGRSDSKLVKWLTSPGLALQLLTTREPDDSQLEVAIAALKSVLTGNKDDDKW; encoded by the coding sequence ATGGCAAAGACCAATAACGAAAAAGTGCATAAAACCAGCATCGGCGGTCAGGCGGTTATGGAGGGCGTTATGATGCGCGGACCGAAAGAAATCGCCACGGCGGTGCGGAAATCAAACGGCGAAATTATAATCGACAAAAAAGAAGTAAGCTCGGTTTTTACAAAATATAAATTTTTGAAAATTCCGATTTTGCGCGGTGTAATCTCGTTTTTCGAGTCGATGATTACCGGCGTGAAATGCCTTATGTTTTCCGCCGAGCAGGCGGATTTGGAGGACGGCGAAGATTACAAGCCGTCGAAATTCGAGCAGTGGCTGGACGACAAATTCGGCGACAAGGTTAAAGATATTGTGATATATTTTTCGGTTTTCGTGTCGCTCATTTTCAGCGTGGGACTATTCATTCTTCTCCCCACGGTGCTTGTCGGGTGGCTGAAAAAATTCATTGTCAGCGCGCCTGTTTTGTCGCTCTGCGAGGGCGGTGTGAGAATTGTGATTTTCCTTGCGTACCTGTTTTTGGTGTCGCGTATGAAAGACATTCAGCGCGTTTTTGAGTATCACGGCGCGGAACACAAGACCATTGCGGCATACGAACACGGCGAGGAATTAACTCCCGAAAACGCGCGCAAATATTCGCGTCTGCACCCGAGATGCGGAACAAGCTTTTTGCTTATCGTTATGATTATCAGCATAATATTTTTCTCGTTTTTAAAGTGGGAAACCGTTTGGCAGAGAATGCTTTACAGACTGCTTCTTTTGCCCGTGGTTGCAGGCGTTTCGTACGAAATCATAAAATTTGCCGGCAGGAGCGACTCAAAGCTTGTGAAATGGCTCACTTCGCCCGGTCTTGCACTTCAGCTTCTCACCACGCGCGAGCCCGACGACAGCCAGCTTGAAGTTGCCATTGCGGCGCTCAAAAGCGTTTTGACGGGAAACAAAGACGACGACAAATGGTAG
- the prmC gene encoding peptide chain release factor N(5)-glutamine methyltransferase: MVENNLNFDKNSTIGELKFCAQKMLLQCGIERPQTDVTAMLKHILKCDEIYLVTHKNNILPTEKFAQFKDFLEKRKNDVPLGYILGEKEFMSLKFCVDENTLIPRPDTETVVEEVIARTKTGDKILDLCTGSGAIGISCAKYTSAQCVVCVDKFEKTLAVAEKNARINGVSDVCEFIRLDVLENLSDLKKAYGKFDICVSNPPYIETDEIEKLDKTVKNYEPKSALDGGKDGHLFYRKIVADAEFFLKKGGILAFEIGFDQADAVKSLMTEKFENTVVKRDLGGNDRAVIGILR, from the coding sequence ATGGTAGAAAATAATTTGAATTTTGACAAAAACAGCACAATCGGCGAACTGAAATTCTGCGCGCAGAAAATGCTTTTGCAATGCGGAATTGAACGTCCTCAAACCGACGTTACGGCAATGCTTAAACACATTTTAAAATGTGACGAAATTTACCTTGTCACACACAAAAACAACATTTTGCCGACCGAAAAGTTTGCCCAATTTAAAGATTTTTTGGAAAAGCGTAAAAACGACGTTCCGCTCGGCTATATTCTGGGCGAAAAAGAGTTTATGTCACTCAAATTCTGCGTTGACGAAAACACGCTTATCCCCCGTCCCGACACCGAAACGGTGGTTGAAGAGGTTATCGCGCGGACAAAAACGGGCGATAAAATTCTCGATTTGTGCACGGGGAGCGGTGCGATTGGAATTTCGTGCGCGAAATACACCTCGGCACAGTGCGTTGTGTGCGTTGACAAATTTGAAAAAACCCTTGCGGTTGCCGAGAAAAACGCCCGTATCAACGGCGTTTCGGACGTCTGCGAGTTTATACGGCTCGACGTTTTGGAAAATCTTTCAGATCTTAAAAAAGCATACGGAAAATTTGATATTTGCGTGTCAAATCCGCCGTATATCGAAACCGACGAAATTGAAAAGCTTGACAAAACGGTGAAAAATTACGAACCGAAATCCGCTCTGGACGGCGGAAAAGACGGACATTTGTTTTACAGAAAAATCGTCGCGGACGCGGAATTTTTTCTTAAAAAAGGCGGAATTTTGGCTTTTGAAATCGGCTTTGACCAGGCTGACGCGGTTAAAAGCTTAATGACAGAAAAATTTGAAAATACCGTTGTAAAACGCGATTTGGGCGGAAACGACCGCGCGGTAATCGGTATTTTGAGGTGA
- a CDS encoding metallophosphoesterase family protein, whose translation MVKIMHIADVHLDRKTEGLSPEKSALRRAEYKETFEKAINLAKEEDVKIILIAGDLFDSALTADSTVDFVRKTLAKIPEIYVFISPGNHDPIASGIYSRLGENLSENVKIFGTSLECVELDALNVRVIGAGFDGEYQENCLLSGFSAPDDGKINLVCIHGDLKSGSEYNPLLQSDISGTNADYIALGHTHAYSGILTSGKTHYAYSGALEPHGFDETGEKGVLIGNIDKQKADLKFVPLEKRRFNVCEIDVSDCEIFEDVIGKIREKLTRASDFYKIVLTGGKKAEIKLDKAVLNSFFEDSVFYIKFSDETKSLLDIDALCEEYTLKGICAKRIKELSDGGNKEFYDKVADYLFGLF comes from the coding sequence ATGGTTAAAATTATGCACATTGCAGACGTGCATCTTGACAGAAAAACAGAGGGCTTATCCCCCGAAAAAAGCGCGTTAAGGCGCGCGGAATACAAAGAAACATTTGAAAAAGCAATAAATCTCGCAAAAGAGGAAGATGTTAAAATCATACTTATTGCCGGCGACCTGTTCGACAGCGCTTTAACCGCTGACAGCACGGTGGATTTTGTACGCAAGACGCTTGCGAAAATTCCCGAAATTTATGTATTTATTTCACCCGGCAACCACGACCCTATCGCGAGCGGAATTTATTCGCGTCTTGGTGAAAATTTGAGCGAAAACGTGAAAATTTTCGGCACAAGCCTCGAATGTGTTGAACTCGACGCATTGAACGTGCGCGTTATCGGCGCAGGATTCGACGGCGAATATCAGGAAAACTGCCTGCTTTCGGGCTTTTCCGCGCCTGACGACGGCAAGATAAATCTCGTCTGCATACACGGCGACCTAAAATCTGGCAGTGAATACAATCCCCTTTTGCAAAGCGATATTTCGGGTACCAATGCCGACTACATTGCGCTCGGTCACACGCACGCATATTCGGGCATTTTGACGTCGGGAAAAACTCACTATGCATATTCGGGCGCGCTCGAACCGCACGGTTTTGACGAAACTGGTGAAAAGGGCGTTCTTATCGGAAATATTGACAAGCAAAAAGCGGATTTAAAATTTGTTCCTCTTGAAAAAAGACGATTCAACGTCTGCGAAATTGACGTTTCGGACTGTGAAATTTTTGAAGATGTTATCGGCAAAATCCGCGAAAAATTAACGCGCGCGTCCGACTTTTACAAAATCGTTCTCACGGGCGGAAAAAAAGCGGAAATCAAGCTTGACAAGGCCGTTTTAAACTCGTTTTTTGAAGACAGCGTTTTTTACATAAAATTCTCCGACGAAACGAAATCTCTCCTTGACATTGACGCGCTGTGCGAAGAATACACGTTAAAAGGCATTTGCGCAAAGCGCATAAAAGAGCTTTCTGACGGCGGAAACAAGGAATTTTACGACAAAGTTGCAGACTATCTTTTCGGTCTGTTTTAG
- a CDS encoding ATP-binding protein, with product MYIKEINIKTFGGIENKTYNFSDGLNVLFGANESGKSTVIAFIKYIFYGISGRKSEFKRYVPLSGEPMCGSITVCGDNCEYEIFRTSKGAKAKQISVVNKVNGDVMSVDFAQNIGKNLFSLGEDAFLNTLFVSNISSKISGGDGEISARLSNLAQSGDENTSQEKICKKIDEDILNLSSPKRKNAVIPTLETELSNLDERLYKANENSGKSVLLEEKFAKIKSALEKAEEEKEKLEHEKNIARLGENGARIEKLQNEIKFSQDELNRLNDEFSSFDMSVYDGIKNISEEEETRFLSEKDDNFSARLMILGERRKNLSSGKKTWFALLIASLAMIAVFAFVMPVLCIAAAVLGVVSAYLYISNGKKLNETSEEFDKTEKQKEENEAFGANFLKKVNLLSKADYISKKNAYTAVLSQREVLRAKINSAQGTLLSKQNELESLSDALLKEYGETEKDALLEKLKSAKPTVSQADAEKLVKEKMSEIANLMRELNKTEFEIYSVKTGTDDVLSLEEQIENTKSALKEKRAELEIITSAKEIFEYAVSSQQSNFAPSLAKKVSGIFSQITNGAHSDVLIDKTFGARYKKDGGYADETILSKGALDQLYFALRFGIIDMINEKNAPVFLDDAFSQYDDLRFKTVFSYLSDYAKHTQVIISACRENEIYQNTDNINIIKL from the coding sequence TTGTATATTAAGGAAATAAACATAAAAACTTTCGGCGGTATCGAGAACAAAACCTATAATTTTTCCGACGGCTTGAATGTGCTTTTCGGTGCGAACGAATCGGGAAAATCGACGGTTATCGCGTTTATAAAATACATTTTTTACGGAATTTCGGGCAGAAAAAGCGAATTTAAACGTTATGTTCCGCTTTCGGGCGAGCCGATGTGCGGAAGCATTACGGTGTGCGGCGATAACTGTGAATACGAAATTTTCAGAACGTCAAAGGGCGCAAAAGCAAAGCAAATTTCGGTTGTGAACAAGGTAAACGGTGATGTTATGAGCGTCGATTTCGCCCAGAATATCGGCAAAAATCTATTTTCACTCGGCGAGGACGCTTTTTTGAATACGCTTTTTGTGTCCAACATTTCAAGCAAAATTTCGGGCGGTGACGGCGAAATTTCCGCGCGCCTTTCAAACCTCGCGCAAAGCGGTGACGAAAACACGTCACAGGAGAAAATTTGCAAAAAAATTGACGAAGATATTTTAAATTTGTCCTCCCCCAAGCGGAAAAACGCGGTTATTCCGACGCTTGAAACCGAACTTTCAAACCTTGACGAACGGCTTTACAAAGCGAATGAAAACAGCGGAAAATCGGTGTTGCTGGAGGAAAAATTTGCAAAAATAAAATCCGCACTCGAAAAAGCAGAGGAAGAAAAAGAAAAACTTGAACACGAAAAAAACATTGCGCGTCTCGGAGAAAACGGTGCGAGAATTGAGAAACTCCAAAACGAAATAAAATTTTCGCAAGACGAATTAAACCGATTAAACGACGAATTTTCAAGCTTTGATATGAGCGTCTACGACGGAATAAAAAATATTTCCGAGGAGGAGGAAACGCGGTTTTTAAGTGAAAAAGACGACAATTTTTCCGCACGTCTTATGATTTTGGGGGAGCGTAGGAAAAATCTTTCGTCGGGCAAAAAAACGTGGTTTGCACTGCTTATCGCGTCGCTTGCAATGATTGCGGTTTTTGCGTTTGTAATGCCTGTTTTGTGCATTGCGGCGGCGGTTTTGGGTGTTGTGAGCGCTTATCTTTACATATCAAACGGCAAAAAACTCAACGAAACGTCGGAAGAATTCGACAAAACCGAAAAACAAAAAGAGGAAAACGAGGCATTTGGCGCGAACTTTTTAAAGAAGGTCAATCTTTTGTCAAAAGCCGATTACATTTCAAAAAAGAACGCTTACACGGCGGTCTTATCGCAGAGAGAAGTGCTTAGAGCGAAGATAAATTCGGCACAAGGCACGCTTTTGTCAAAACAAAACGAACTCGAAAGCCTGTCGGACGCGCTTTTGAAAGAATACGGCGAAACCGAAAAAGACGCGCTTCTTGAAAAATTAAAATCCGCAAAACCGACCGTTTCGCAAGCCGATGCGGAAAAACTCGTCAAAGAAAAAATGAGCGAAATTGCAAATCTTATGCGCGAATTAAACAAAACGGAATTTGAAATTTATTCGGTAAAAACGGGCACAGACGACGTTTTGAGCCTTGAAGAACAGATTGAAAACACAAAATCGGCACTCAAAGAAAAACGCGCAGAGCTTGAAATAATCACATCGGCGAAAGAAATTTTTGAATACGCCGTGTCAAGCCAGCAAAGCAACTTTGCGCCGTCGCTCGCAAAAAAGGTGAGCGGAATTTTCTCGCAAATCACAAACGGCGCGCACAGCGACGTTTTGATTGACAAAACCTTCGGAGCGCGGTATAAAAAAGACGGCGGATATGCCGACGAAACAATTTTGAGCAAAGGTGCGCTCGACCAGTTGTATTTTGCGTTAAGATTTGGTATAATAGATATGATAAACGAGAAAAATGCGCCTGTTTTTTTGGATGACGCGTTCAGCCAATACGACGATTTGCGCTTTAAAACAGTGTTTTCGTACCTTTCGGACTACGCAAAACACACGCAGGTGATAATCTCTGCCTGCCGTGAAAATGAAATTTATCAAAATACAGATAACATAAACATAATTAAATTATAG
- a CDS encoding Asp23/Gls24 family envelope stress response protein — protein MEIVCAKLAKGDVFINLDVIAKAAGIVAENCYGVVGMAYRSKKDEFASLLKKDSLTKGIKVYTEDNKIAVDMHIIVDYGVNIGAVSENVMSNVKYHIANITGMEVAKVDVYVEGFRLQK, from the coding sequence ATGGAAATTGTATGCGCAAAGCTTGCGAAGGGCGATGTTTTTATAAACCTTGACGTTATTGCCAAAGCGGCGGGAATTGTTGCCGAAAACTGCTACGGCGTTGTGGGTATGGCATACCGCTCCAAAAAAGACGAATTTGCAAGTTTGCTAAAAAAAGACAGTCTTACAAAAGGAATTAAGGTTTACACGGAAGATAACAAAATTGCTGTTGATATGCACATCATTGTTGACTACGGCGTAAATATAGGCGCCGTTTCGGAAAACGTTATGAGCAACGTTAAATACCACATTGCAAACATCACGGGTATGGAAGTTGCAAAGGTTGACGTGTATGTTGAGGGCTTCAGATTGCAAAAATAA